In a genomic window of Wyeomyia smithii strain HCP4-BCI-WySm-NY-G18 chromosome 1, ASM2978416v1, whole genome shotgun sequence:
- the LOC129726784 gene encoding uncharacterized protein LOC129726784 — protein MSCQQASRVQEDPYAFTEPAPLQANTSIYKHPHPNSSNACSGVTPTVIQAGTSLLTSNNGVSHVVQQRVSTGSSKVTPLKVTLVQSPSMTLAKNRFNGASVAGNPTGTVFRTVSVSVPQATTIMQRPVASAVSAQTIMTTSAIATAKPAPTTVFTKPFQVQISPQQIGKFSRRILASKSPNISPVGSTIQTLRIVKSASPQQQQQPIGGRPTITPDARRYLNHSNNSILGSPITIPATPAVITAKAAGQTVSVPIQAISPTKIRLIQPQSQGKIFLHTPNSTNSLAAATHISNPVSIAALRNSLVKQNPSLINKIPQTVASSQAATTLQASNTTILPAFKASPITTTSKPAVISIRRTSPPTANRPIAQPSATIVSSAVSAPVAVATQSPVITSTILTTPARTLISNTPTVQPIARSKTPTSILKPQVQQQQQSQVQKAPPISQDDIGFTIPSFVIPKQVPKVELPTAAKPIQPTMPIPVVAPSSSADSSIPSAETKQSTKSNKSSQSQPQGAKRTKRSYSRSSHHETLERISTPAKRATKGDHNESGADCGKPVPAVRFPKWKPPGAIAIPLNREWHAPGSYIYDIGTPGLTSPASIGHSDLTQQYWFEEMYASNELDAAEAATPLGMRSRKRRKAVVNEEAQNKLLWSTTDAESDLKPLSRDERLELKRAYLRRKAVQYWNAQQLRRATPARKRLKLVRKMLAQWDEQREATLKKNGNAEQSICQRPECNQVALLATTHCYQHITDNHEQRLFQQCTAKFSDNSQCRVPVFDINHELILCREHAWKHDNHDKMSAEVKLLKKPPASTAAKKKMPKLPSVSSPVVMRVAPATVTSTKANKKKNKKKLTPLQQQLALHQLHYKQQYSSIINTKPTVQTPAYGITSTIGNDQKMQSILPRQGSNSLHQQQQQQFKVQSHTSAPGGLIQTVSASQQAATARNVHIPLLQRQIVQPYQQQQQPILAVTQTHLNLHQQQQQHFSQNRTVNRNENIMLNYAAQQSQSVHQILGNSSTQDLLNICENSSAYASSEDTGVGGLSESELMVAQDVIEEIPFEIGNLNNVLSQLPPDAFNELLFSEQEQSAPTFESTQEEEEDLERALEVVGEHVKSLEDMTVESANFLGDFLDNVDDEMLDGTDICTDQMLQSPNTNDIRGLVHT, from the exons ATGTCCTGCCAGCAGGCTTCACGTGTACAAGAAGACCCATATGCTTTTACGGAACCGGCTCCTCTGCAAGCAAATACTTCAATTTACAAACATCCGCATCCAAATAGTAGTAATGCGTGTTCCGGTGTAACTCCAACGGTAATACAAGCAGGAACCAGTTTGCTTACCAGCAACAACGGTGTCAGTCATGTGGTGCAG caACGGGTTTCGACCGGATCGTCAAAAGTGACACCCCTTAAAGTAACTCTTGTACAGTCACCATCAATGACACTAGCAAAAAATCGTTTCAATGGCGCATCTGTTGCGGGTAATCCGACTGGAACAGTTTTCCGCACCGTTTCAGTATCTGTACCGCAAGCCACAACCATAATGCAAAGACCAGTGGCAAGCGCGGTCTCTGCTCAGACAATAATGACTACATCTGCGATCGCAACTGCTAAACCTGCACCCACAACAGTATTTACGAAACCGTTTCAGGTTCAGATTTCACCCCAGcagataggaaaattttcccGGCGTATTTTAGCTAGCAAGTCGCCTAACATTTCACCGGTTGGCTCAACAATTCAAACGCTTCGAATAGTAAAAAGTGCAAGTccacagcagcaacagcagcccATTGGTGGAAGACCTACTATAACACCAGATGCAAGAAGATATCTCAATCATTCCAATAACAGCATCTTGGGTAGTCCTATAACGATACCAGCAACTCCTGCAGTTATCACTGCAAAAGCTGCAGGACAAACTGTCTCTGTTCCGATTCAGGCGATTTCACCGACAAAAATTCGCTTGATTCAGCCACAGTcccaaggaaaaatttttcttcataCCCCCAATAGTACCAACAGTTTGGCAGCCGCCACACATATTTCTAACCCGGTTAGCATAGCAGCCCTTAGAAACTCTTTAGTGAAGCAGAATCCTTCtctaataaataaaattccgCAAACGGTTGCTTCATCGCAAGCAGCTACTACTTTACAAGCGAGCAATACCACAATTCTTCCAGCGTTTAAAGCGTCACCGATAACTACAACATCCAAACCAGCGGTAATTAGTATCCGTCGAACTTCACCACCAACTGCAAACCGGCCAATCGCGCAGCCATCAGCTACTATAGTTAGCTCGGCTGTATCTGCTCCGGTAGCAGTGGCCACCCAATCACCGGTTATCACTTCAACAATTTTGACAACGCCGGCAAGAACGCTCATTTCAAACACACCAACTGTACAGCCAATAGCGCGGTCTAAAACGCCGACATCCATTTTGAAACCTCAAGTTCAACAACAGCAACAGTCACAAGTCCAAAAAGCGCCACCAATTTCACAAGATGATATTGGTTTTACAATTCCTTCATTCGTAATTCCAAAACAAGTTCCCAAAGTGGAACTTCCAACTGCTGCTAAGCCTATACAGCCAACCATGCCGATCCCAGTGGTGGCTCCAAGCTCGTCCGCTGACAGCAGCATTCCGTCCGCTGAAACGAAACAATCTACAAAGTCCAATAAATCCAGCCAATCACAACCACAAGGAGCTAAGCGTACTAAACGATCATACAGTCGTTCTTCGCATCATGAAACCCTTGAGAGGATATCTACTCCGGCAAAACGAGCAACCAAAGGGGACCATAACGAGTCTGGCGCTGATTGCGGTAAGCCTGTACCGGCTGTTCGGTTTCCTAAATGGAAACCACCGGGTGCTATCGCAATCCCTTTGAACCGTGAATGGCACGCTCCTGGATCCTACATATATGATATCGGTACGCCTGGTTTGACTTCCCCGGCCTCGATTGGTCACTCTGATCTAACTCAACAGTACTGGTTCGAAGAAATGTACGCAAGTAACGAGCTGGACGCAGCTGAGGCAGCGACCCCACTGGGTATGAGATCTCGCAAGAGGCGGAAGGCAGTGGTTAACGAGGAAGCTCAGAATAAATTACTTTGGAGTACTACCGATGCAGAGAGCGATCTAAAACCGCTTAGCCGTGATGAGCGGCTGGAGCTTAAAAGAGCGTACCTTCGACGAAAGGCGGTACAATACTGGAACGCACAACAACTACGTAGGGCAACACCGGCCCGAAAGCGTCTCAAACTAGTGCGAAAAATGCTTGCCCAATGGGATGAACAGCGGGAAGCTACCTTGAAAAAGAATGG gaatgctGAGCAGTCCATTTGCCAACGGCCAGAATGCAATCAAGTGGCACTGTTAGCAACAACTCACTGCTATCAGCATATTACAGACAACCATGAGCAGCGCCTATTTCAGCAATGTACGGCCAAGTTTTCCGATAATAGCCAGTGTCGAGTACCGGTATTCGACATTAACCATGAATTGATTTTGTGCCGAGAGCACGCATGGAAGCATGATAACCACGACAAGATGTCGGCAGAGGTAAAATTGCTGAAAAAACCCCCGGCAAGCACTgcagccaaaaagaaaatgccGAAGCTCCCATCGGTTTCGTCACCGGTTGTTATGAGAGTTGCACCGGCTACAGTGACATCAACGAAAGCCAACAAGAAGAAAAACAAGAAGAAGTTAACACCTCTTCAGCAGCAGCTGGCTCTGCATCAGCTACATTACAAACAACAATATTCAAGTATTATAAACACAAAACCGACTGTACAGACCCCGGCGTATGGAATTACGTCTACCATCGGTAACGATCAGAAAATGCAATCAATCCTACCTCGTCAAGGGAGTAATTCATTGcatcaacaacagcaacagcagttTAAAGTTCAATCGCATACATCTGCACCAGGGGGTTTAATTCAGACGGTTTCCGCGTCGCAACAAGCAGCGACCGCTCGTAACGTTCACATTCCCTTGCTGCAGCGTCAAATTGTCCAACcctatcaacaacaacaacaaccaatCTTAGCTGTTACTCAAACCCACCTTAATCTTcatcaacaacagcagcagcattttTCTCAGAATCGTACAGTTAATCGAAACGAAAATATAATGTTAAATTACGCTGCTCAGCAATCACAGTCCGTACATCAGATATTAGGTAACAGTAGTACGCAAGATTTGTTGAACATTTGTGAAAACAGTTCGGCATATGCTAGCTCAGAGGATACTGGTGTGGGTGGTTTATCAGAATCAGAACTGATGGTTGCGCAGGATGTTATCG AGGAAATTCCTTTCGAGATCGGTAATCTAAACAACGTACTGAGCCAGCTGCCACCAGACGCATTTAACGAGTTATTGTTCAGTG